From the Paludibacterium paludis genome, one window contains:
- a CDS encoding SDR family NAD(P)-dependent oxidoreductase: MEAFIVTGASRGLGLALARLLADRGHRVAGVARRASLTLDNGPVIAIDADLTGADAGGAILRALAALPLAQCERVTLINNAGTVTPIALAGRYPDDEVGQALALNLVAPILACNAFLAATDPLPLGRRVLNISSGAAAKAYPGWGVYGAGKAGLDHFTRCVAAEQHGHPNPAQLVALYPGVVDTGMQDTIRATPAEGFPMRQRFVALKEEGQLTPPDTAAARIADYLASPAFGSDIIIDIRDL; the protein is encoded by the coding sequence ATGGAAGCCTTCATCGTCACTGGCGCCTCGCGGGGCCTTGGCCTCGCGCTGGCCCGGCTGTTGGCGGACCGGGGACACCGCGTCGCCGGCGTCGCCCGGCGCGCCAGCCTGACCCTGGACAACGGCCCGGTCATCGCGATCGACGCGGATCTGACCGGAGCGGATGCCGGCGGCGCCATCCTGCGGGCGCTCGCCGCCCTGCCGCTCGCGCAGTGCGAGCGCGTCACCCTCATCAACAATGCGGGCACCGTCACTCCCATCGCCCTCGCGGGGCGCTATCCGGACGATGAGGTCGGTCAGGCGCTGGCCCTCAATCTCGTCGCGCCGATTCTCGCCTGCAACGCGTTTCTTGCCGCCACCGACCCCCTGCCGCTTGGCCGCCGCGTCCTGAACATTTCGTCGGGCGCCGCCGCCAAGGCCTACCCCGGTTGGGGCGTGTACGGCGCGGGCAAGGCGGGGCTCGATCACTTCACCCGCTGTGTCGCCGCCGAGCAGCATGGCCACCCGAATCCGGCGCAGCTGGTAGCGCTGTATCCGGGCGTGGTGGACACCGGCATGCAGGACACGATCCGCGCCACCCCGGCCGAAGGATTCCCGATGCGGCAGCGGTTCGTCGCGCTCAAGGAGGAGGGTCAACTGACCCCTCCGGACACCGCCGCCGCCCGCATCGCCGACTATCTGGCGTCGCCGGCCTTCGGCTCGGACATCATCATCGATATCCGTGATCTTTAA
- a CDS encoding phosphoglycolate phosphatase: protein MTFTHIKAVAFDLDGTLVDSLPDLAASANAMRAHLGLPHLEAERIMSHVGDGIASLVHRAITDERDGKADEARWSDGFRFFVSHYREHLAERTTVYPGVVTGLELLRALQLPLVVITNKSERLAVPLLAALKLDNDFSLVIGGDTLPDKKPSALPLLHACQTLRIEPGELLMVGDSPNDILAARNAGSAVVAVRYGYADADGLGADAVIDSLVELFEMLKNKPSS, encoded by the coding sequence ATGACTTTCACCCACATCAAGGCCGTCGCCTTCGATCTTGACGGCACCCTCGTCGACTCCCTGCCGGACCTCGCGGCCTCCGCCAATGCCATGCGCGCCCACCTCGGCCTGCCGCACCTGGAAGCCGAACGCATCATGTCGCATGTCGGCGACGGCATCGCCAGTCTGGTTCACCGCGCCATCACCGACGAGCGCGACGGGAAGGCCGACGAGGCGCGCTGGAGCGACGGATTCCGTTTTTTTGTGAGTCATTACCGCGAGCACCTGGCCGAACGCACCACCGTCTACCCGGGCGTGGTCACCGGCCTTGAACTGCTGCGCGCGCTGCAGTTGCCCCTGGTCGTCATCACCAACAAGTCCGAGCGCCTGGCGGTGCCGCTGCTCGCGGCGCTCAAGCTGGACAACGATTTCAGCCTGGTGATCGGCGGCGACACCCTGCCGGACAAAAAGCCTTCGGCGCTGCCGCTCTTGCATGCCTGCCAGACACTGCGCATCGAACCTGGCGAGCTTTTGATGGTTGGCGACTCGCCGAACGACATCCTCGCCGCGCGCAATGCCGGTTCCGCGGTCGTGGCGGTTCGCTACGGCTATGCCGACGCGGACGGACTGGGGGCCGACGCGGTGATCGACAGCCTTGTCGAACTCTTCGAAATGCTCAAGAATAAGCCATCCTCATAA
- the apaG gene encoding Co2+/Mg2+ efflux protein ApaG — protein sequence MTDDNCRIEVVPEVAYVEEQSDVASDVYVFAYHIVITNTGKVGAQLISRHWVIRDANGQEQEVRGLGVVGEQPHLVPGQSFEYSSGTSLKTPYGSMSGRYHFQADDGTRFEAAIPEMVLVARRILH from the coding sequence ATGACGGACGACAACTGCCGCATCGAGGTAGTGCCGGAAGTTGCTTATGTCGAAGAGCAGTCGGATGTCGCATCCGACGTGTACGTATTCGCGTACCATATTGTCATCACCAATACCGGCAAGGTCGGCGCCCAGCTGATTTCCCGTCACTGGGTGATCCGCGACGCCAACGGGCAGGAGCAGGAGGTGCGGGGACTGGGCGTGGTGGGCGAGCAGCCGCATCTCGTGCCGGGGCAGAGTTTCGAATACTCCAGCGGAACGTCCCTCAAGACCCCCTACGGCAGCATGTCCGGCCGCTATCACTTTCAGGCCGACGACGGCACCCGCTTCGAGGCCGCGATCCCTGAGATGGTGCTGGTGGCCCGGCGCATCCTGCACTAG
- a CDS encoding ABCB family ABC transporter ATP-binding protein/permease produces MRFTHTGPAPTGRNDVKTLRTLLPYLMAFKWRVIFALSCLILAKVANVTVPLYLKDVVDTLSMPASLLVVPVAALTGYGLARLSASLLGELRDAIFARVVQGAVRRVARSVFEHLFGLSLRFHLNRQTGGMSRDIERGTKGIGFLLNFTVFNILPTLFEIVLVAGILIGRYRSSFVVVVLGTIGVYIAYTLVVTEWRTVFRRSMNELDSRANAKAIDALINFETVKYFNNEGFESRRYDGNLASWEASAIKNQVSLSLLNAGQGAIIAAGVTLVMVLAARGVVERTMTVGDVVLVSTYLTQLYAPLNFLGFIYREIKHSLADMERMFTLLDEPPEVADRPDAATLSADAVDVRFDTVAFGYDARRPILRGVDFHIPAGKTVAVVGASGAGKSTLSRLMYRFYDVDAGAVRFNGTDVRSLSQDSLRRHIGIVPQDTVLFNDTIYYNIAYGRPEATREEVIDAARSAHIHDFVMGLPDGYDTQVGERGLKLSGGEKQRVAIARTILKNPPVLIFDEATSALDSHTEKAIQSELAAISANRTTLVIAHRLSTVVDADRILVMDQGEIVEAGTHRELLERGGRYAGMWRLQQETEGSMA; encoded by the coding sequence ATGCGATTCACTCACACTGGGCCGGCGCCGACCGGCCGAAACGATGTCAAAACGCTACGTACCTTGTTGCCCTATCTGATGGCTTTCAAATGGCGCGTCATCTTCGCGCTGTCTTGCCTGATCCTGGCCAAGGTGGCCAACGTGACGGTTCCCCTGTATCTGAAAGACGTTGTCGATACGCTGTCGATGCCGGCGTCTCTTCTGGTGGTGCCGGTGGCGGCCCTGACTGGCTACGGCCTTGCCCGCTTGTCCGCGAGCCTTTTGGGCGAGTTGCGCGACGCGATTTTCGCCAGGGTCGTGCAAGGCGCGGTGCGGCGTGTCGCCCGTTCGGTCTTCGAGCACCTGTTCGGCCTGTCGTTGCGTTTTCATTTGAACCGCCAGACCGGCGGCATGAGCCGGGATATCGAACGGGGCACCAAAGGCATCGGTTTTCTGCTTAACTTCACGGTGTTCAACATCCTGCCCACGCTGTTCGAGATCGTCCTTGTCGCCGGCATCCTGATCGGCCGCTACCGCAGCTCCTTCGTGGTGGTTGTGCTCGGCACCATCGGTGTTTACATCGCCTACACCCTGGTGGTCACCGAATGGCGCACAGTGTTCCGCCGCAGCATGAACGAACTCGATTCCCGGGCCAACGCCAAAGCGATCGATGCGCTGATCAATTTCGAGACGGTCAAGTATTTCAACAACGAAGGGTTCGAATCGCGCCGCTACGATGGCAATCTGGCCTCCTGGGAGGCCTCGGCGATCAAGAATCAGGTGTCCTTGTCGCTGCTGAACGCGGGGCAGGGCGCCATCATCGCCGCCGGCGTGACGCTGGTGATGGTGCTGGCCGCGCGCGGCGTGGTCGAGCGCACCATGACGGTCGGCGATGTCGTGCTGGTCTCGACCTATCTCACCCAGCTTTACGCTCCGCTCAATTTTCTCGGCTTCATCTATCGCGAGATCAAGCACTCGCTGGCCGACATGGAGCGCATGTTCACCCTGCTCGACGAGCCGCCCGAGGTGGCCGACCGGCCGGATGCGGCGACGCTGTCGGCGGACGCCGTCGACGTGCGTTTCGACACGGTGGCGTTCGGCTACGATGCGCGCCGGCCGATCCTGCGCGGCGTGGATTTTCATATTCCGGCGGGCAAGACCGTGGCGGTGGTCGGCGCGAGCGGCGCCGGCAAATCGACCCTGTCGCGTCTGATGTACCGTTTCTACGATGTCGACGCCGGGGCGGTGCGCTTTAACGGCACCGATGTCCGTTCATTGAGCCAGGACTCCCTGCGCCGCCATATCGGCATCGTGCCCCAGGATACCGTGCTGTTCAACGATACCATTTATTACAACATCGCCTACGGGCGGCCCGAGGCCACGCGCGAGGAGGTCATCGACGCCGCCCGTTCCGCGCACATTCACGATTTCGTGATGGGGCTGCCCGACGGGTACGATACCCAGGTCGGAGAGCGGGGGCTCAAATTGTCCGGCGGCGAGAAGCAGCGTGTGGCCATTGCCCGCACCATTCTGAAGAATCCGCCCGTGCTGATTTTCGACGAAGCCACCAGCGCGCTCGATTCGCATACCGAAAAAGCCATCCAGAGCGAACTGGCGGCGATTTCGGCCAATCGCACCACGCTGGTCATCGCCCACCGGCTCTCGACGGTGGTCGACGCCGACCGCATTCTGGTGATGGATCAGGGAGAGATCGTCGAGGCGGGCACCCATCGCGAGCTGCTGGAGCGGGGCGGCCGTTATGCCGGCATGTGGCGCCTGCAACAGGAAACCGAGGGTTCGATGGCGTAA
- the rpe gene encoding ribulose-phosphate 3-epimerase, with translation MGHYRIAPSILSADFARLGEEVRDVIASGADIIHFDVMDNHYVPNLTIGPMVCEAIRPHVAAPIDVHLMVKPVDSLIPMFAKAGADIITFHPEASEHIDRSLGLIREHGLKAGLVFNPATPLSYLDHVMDKIDMVLIMSVNPGFGGQSFIPHALDKIREARRRIDEYTAAHGGEIWLEVDGGVKTDNIRRIAEAGADTFVAGSAIYGTDDYKATIDTLRAELALATRH, from the coding sequence ATGGGACACTATCGCATCGCCCCCAGCATCCTCTCCGCCGACTTCGCCCGTCTTGGCGAGGAAGTGCGCGACGTCATCGCGTCGGGCGCCGACATCATCCATTTCGATGTCATGGATAACCATTACGTTCCCAACCTGACCATCGGCCCGATGGTCTGCGAAGCCATCCGTCCCCACGTCGCGGCGCCGATCGACGTGCACCTGATGGTCAAGCCGGTGGACAGCCTGATCCCGATGTTCGCCAAGGCGGGCGCCGACATCATCACCTTCCACCCCGAGGCTTCCGAGCATATCGACCGCAGCCTCGGTCTGATCCGCGAACACGGGCTCAAGGCCGGACTGGTGTTCAATCCCGCCACGCCGCTGAGCTATCTTGACCACGTCATGGACAAGATCGACATGGTGCTCATCATGTCCGTCAACCCGGGCTTTGGCGGGCAGTCCTTCATCCCGCACGCCCTCGACAAGATCCGCGAAGCGCGGCGACGCATCGACGAATACACCGCCGCGCACGGCGGCGAGATCTGGCTGGAAGTCGACGGCGGCGTCAAGACCGATAACATCCGGCGCATCGCCGAGGCGGGGGCGGACACCTTCGTCGCGGGCTCGGCCATTTACGGCACGGACGATTACAAGGCGACCATCGACACCCTGCGCGCCGAGCTGGCGCTGGCCACCCGTCACTGA
- the trpE gene encoding anthranilate synthase component I, protein MNATDFQRLADAGYNRIPVVLELFADLDTPLSVYLKLANRPYSYLLESVVGGERFGRYSIIGLPASTRIRVEGRRAQVEHGDTVTERFEGNPLDFIETIQQRYRAAPVEGLPRFSGGLVGYFGYDTVRHIEPRLAGVVKPDEIGAPDMLLLLSEELAVVDNLSGKLYLVVYADPATPDALEHARARLAALRARLREPVPIPLSLPAAPSRAESEFGEHAFKEAVCACKDYIGAGDIMQVVLSQRMRMPFAAEPISLYRSLRSLNPSPYMFFYHFGDFHVVGSSPEILVRREGATAVVRPIAGTRPRGKDREQDLALAEELLADPKEIAEHVMLMDLGRNDIGRVANTGTVRVTDNMVIERYSHVMHIVSSVEGAVPPEVSNIAILKATFPAGTLSGAPKVRAMQIIDEFEPVKRGIYGGAVGYLGFGGDMDLAIAIRTAVIRHGTLYVQSGAGIVADSQPDAEWQETQNKARAVIRAAELALSGLDA, encoded by the coding sequence ATGAACGCCACCGACTTCCAACGCCTTGCCGACGCCGGATACAACCGCATCCCCGTCGTTCTCGAACTGTTCGCCGACCTGGACACCCCGCTGTCGGTCTATCTGAAACTGGCCAACCGGCCCTATTCCTACCTGCTCGAATCGGTGGTCGGCGGCGAACGCTTCGGTCGCTACTCCATCATCGGCCTGCCCGCCTCGACCCGCATCCGCGTCGAGGGCCGCCGCGCGCAGGTGGAGCACGGCGATACCGTGACCGAACGCTTCGAAGGCAACCCGCTCGATTTCATCGAAACGATCCAACAGCGCTACCGGGCGGCGCCGGTCGAGGGATTGCCGCGTTTTTCAGGGGGACTGGTCGGCTACTTCGGCTACGACACCGTCCGGCATATCGAACCGCGCCTGGCCGGGGTGGTCAAACCCGACGAGATCGGCGCGCCCGACATGCTCCTTTTGCTATCCGAAGAGCTCGCCGTCGTCGACAATCTGTCCGGCAAGCTCTACCTCGTGGTCTACGCCGATCCGGCAACGCCGGATGCCCTCGAACACGCCCGCGCGCGTCTGGCCGCGCTGCGCGCGCGCCTGCGCGAACCGGTCCCGATCCCGCTATCGCTGCCGGCGGCACCCTCCCGGGCCGAATCCGAGTTCGGAGAGCACGCGTTCAAGGAGGCCGTGTGCGCCTGCAAGGACTACATCGGCGCGGGCGACATCATGCAGGTGGTGCTGTCCCAGCGCATGCGCATGCCTTTCGCCGCGGAACCGATCAGCCTGTACCGCTCGCTGCGCAGCCTGAACCCGTCGCCGTACATGTTCTTCTACCATTTCGGGGATTTTCATGTGGTCGGCTCTTCCCCGGAAATTCTGGTGCGCCGGGAAGGCGCCACCGCCGTGGTCCGTCCCATCGCCGGAACCCGTCCCCGCGGAAAAGACCGGGAGCAGGACCTGGCGCTTGCCGAGGAACTGCTGGCCGATCCGAAGGAAATCGCCGAACACGTCATGCTCATGGATCTGGGACGCAACGACATCGGCCGCGTCGCCAACACCGGCACCGTGCGCGTCACCGACAACATGGTGATCGAGCGCTACTCCCATGTGATGCACATCGTCTCGAGCGTCGAAGGCGCCGTGCCGCCCGAGGTGTCCAACATCGCTATCCTCAAGGCGACCTTCCCCGCCGGCACCCTCTCGGGCGCGCCCAAAGTGCGGGCCATGCAGATCATCGACGAATTCGAGCCCGTCAAGCGCGGCATCTATGGCGGCGCGGTGGGTTACCTCGGCTTCGGCGGCGACATGGATCTGGCGATCGCGATCCGCACCGCCGTGATCCGCCATGGCACCCTGTACGTGCAATCGGGCGCCGGCATCGTGGCCGACTCGCAGCCGGATGCCGAATGGCAGGAAACCCAGAACAAGGCGCGCGCGGTCATCCGCGCCGCGGAGCTCGCGCTGTCGGGTCTTGATGCATGA
- a CDS encoding alpha/beta fold hydrolase gives MHENDFCLPPWRGTQISGQLKVNGTLLSWSEFGWGEPLVLLHGELADQRAWQMHMRILGRHYRTIAYTQRHFGARAGLGAEAPCDIGLYAADLADFIDQLSAGPVHLVACSFSAHVALRAALDYPDRVRSLLLFEPSAPGRRADDTDARIYGRDANAIYGPVLTALRRADAGAAVRCLIDAYGLSHGYFDRQTSHARAIQMDNAHTVSLPSGLPSLPGLEQTARLTLPVGVVTGRTCRPAFELTARDLLQALSDGRRILVPNASHMWPGEDPAGFCATVAAFLEALRPVRRPLAPVHRQIAGIARQTVY, from the coding sequence ATGCACGAGAACGATTTTTGCCTGCCGCCCTGGCGCGGCACCCAGATCAGCGGACAACTCAAAGTCAACGGAACCTTGCTTTCCTGGAGCGAATTCGGCTGGGGCGAGCCCCTGGTTCTGCTGCATGGCGAACTCGCCGACCAGCGCGCCTGGCAAATGCACATGCGCATTCTCGGACGGCATTACCGCACGATCGCCTACACGCAGCGCCACTTCGGCGCGCGCGCCGGCCTCGGCGCCGAAGCGCCCTGCGACATCGGCCTTTACGCCGCCGATCTTGCCGATTTCATCGACCAGCTTTCCGCCGGACCGGTTCATCTGGTCGCCTGTTCCTTTTCGGCGCATGTCGCGCTGCGCGCCGCGCTCGATTATCCGGACCGGGTGCGCAGCCTGCTCCTGTTCGAACCCTCCGCCCCGGGTAGACGAGCCGACGATACCGACGCGCGGATCTACGGACGCGATGCCAACGCCATCTACGGTCCGGTTCTGACCGCGCTGCGCCGGGCCGATGCCGGCGCCGCCGTGCGCTGCCTCATCGATGCCTACGGCCTGTCCCACGGTTATTTCGACCGGCAGACCAGCCATGCCCGCGCCATCCAGATGGACAACGCCCACACGGTCAGCCTGCCCTCGGGGCTCCCTTCGCTGCCCGGCCTCGAACAGACCGCAAGGCTCACCCTTCCGGTCGGCGTGGTAACGGGCAGGACCTGTCGCCCCGCCTTCGAACTGACCGCCCGCGATCTGTTGCAAGCCCTGTCCGACGGCCGCCGCATCCTGGTGCCGAACGCCAGTCACATGTGGCCCGGAGAGGATCCGGCGGGATTTTGCGCGACCGTGGCGGCGTTTCTGGAGGCGCTTCGGCCCGTCAGGCGCCCTTTGGCGCCGGTGCATCGACAGATCGCCGGCATCGCGCGCCAAACTGTTTATTGA
- a CDS encoding short chain dehydrogenase, whose product MKILLIGATGTLGKAVAERLGSAHDILPASRHDAHLPVDITDTASLHALFERTGNVDAIVATTGSLHFGPIQTMTAGQFHIGLMDKLMGQINLALIGQHYLSERGSITLTGGVLSHDPIAGGVNASTVNAALEGFVRGAAVDLAPGLRINLVSPTVIRESLPAYGPFFPGNDGVPAERAAGAYVKSIEGAQTGQIYTVWQ is encoded by the coding sequence ATGAAAATCCTCCTCATCGGCGCGACCGGCACTCTGGGCAAAGCGGTGGCCGAACGCCTCGGCTCCGCGCACGACATCCTTCCCGCCAGCCGTCATGATGCGCATCTGCCGGTGGACATCACCGACACGGCCAGCCTCCATGCGCTCTTCGAGCGCACAGGCAATGTGGACGCCATCGTCGCCACCACCGGCAGCCTGCACTTCGGTCCGATCCAGACCATGACCGCCGGCCAGTTCCACATCGGCTTGATGGACAAGCTGATGGGACAGATCAATCTGGCCCTGATCGGACAGCATTACCTGTCGGAGCGCGGTTCGATCACGCTGACCGGCGGCGTGCTCAGTCACGACCCCATCGCGGGAGGCGTGAACGCCTCGACCGTCAACGCGGCGCTTGAGGGCTTCGTCCGCGGCGCGGCGGTGGATCTGGCGCCGGGGCTGCGCATCAATCTGGTCAGTCCGACGGTGATTCGCGAATCGCTGCCGGCATACGGCCCGTTTTTCCCGGGCAACGACGGCGTGCCGGCGGAACGCGCCGCCGGCGCATACGTCAAAAGCATCGAAGGCGCGCAAACCGGACAGATCTACACGGTCTGGCAATAA
- a CDS encoding LysR family transcriptional regulator: MLDRLLSMEVFVAVVNDGTFTAAAERFGLSRPMVGKHVQSLEERLGTRLLVRTTRRQHLTEAGRQYYLQCREVLARIAEIDEETRLFGQQVRGHLRISAPVTFGSLRVAPALSEFMERYPQVSVELAVSDHLADLVEEGYDALIRIGALHEDNLVARPLEPYRMMMCAAPSYLARKGVPASTADLAGHACLGLTAWRGERGWTLGGEPAFGNSRFVSNNGQSLKAVAIAGGGIVMQPEVLLADALADGRLVEILAHELPPPKPMHLMYRRDRLASPKLAALVEFLLARFGAKT; encoded by the coding sequence TTGCTGGACCGTCTCTTGAGCATGGAAGTCTTCGTCGCCGTGGTGAACGACGGCACCTTCACCGCCGCCGCGGAACGCTTCGGCCTGTCACGGCCGATGGTGGGCAAGCATGTGCAAAGTCTGGAGGAGCGGCTGGGCACCCGCCTGCTGGTGCGAACCACGCGGCGCCAGCATCTGACCGAGGCCGGTCGGCAGTACTACCTTCAGTGCCGGGAGGTGCTGGCGAGGATAGCGGAAATCGACGAGGAAACCCGGCTGTTCGGCCAACAGGTGCGCGGTCATCTGCGCATCAGCGCGCCCGTCACGTTCGGATCCTTGCGCGTTGCTCCCGCCTTGAGTGAGTTCATGGAGCGCTATCCGCAAGTGAGTGTGGAACTCGCGGTGTCGGACCATTTGGCGGATCTGGTGGAGGAGGGGTACGACGCGCTGATCCGCATCGGCGCGCTGCATGAGGACAATCTGGTGGCCCGCCCTCTGGAGCCTTATCGCATGATGATGTGCGCGGCGCCTTCCTACCTTGCCCGCAAAGGCGTGCCGGCCAGTACCGCGGATCTTGCCGGACACGCGTGTCTTGGCCTGACGGCCTGGCGCGGCGAGCGGGGATGGACACTGGGCGGCGAGCCCGCTTTCGGAAACAGCCGTTTTGTCAGCAATAACGGTCAGTCGCTCAAGGCGGTGGCGATCGCTGGCGGCGGCATCGTCATGCAGCCGGAGGTGTTGCTGGCCGATGCCCTGGCCGACGGACGGCTGGTCGAAATCCTCGCGCATGAGCTTCCACCGCCCAAACCCATGCATTTGATGTACCGGCGCGACCGCCTCGCCTCGCCCAAGCTTGCCGCGCTGGTCGAGTTCCTGTTGGCGCGGTTCGGAGCGAAAACCTGA
- a CDS encoding sulfate ABC transporter substrate-binding protein, which translates to MIRTFSSLPAILGLTVLPVLAHAADITLLNVSYDPTRELYQDINKAFAQEWKTRTGDTVTIKTSHGGSGKQSRAIIDGIPADVATLALAYDIDALADKGLLAQNWQTRLRHNSAPYTSTIVFLVRKGNPKGIRDWSDLVKPGIQVITPNPKTSGGARWNYLAAWGYALRQPGGNEAHARDFVKALYRNVPVLDSGARGSTITFVERGIGDVLIAWENEALLSQRELGPGKFDIVTPSQSILAEPPVALLDKNADKHGTRKVADAYLNYLYTPAAQKIIAENFYRPDDPSVARTYAAQFPKVKLFTIGDVFGNWRKAQATHFNDGGVFDQITAGK; encoded by the coding sequence ATGATCCGTACGTTCTCCAGCTTGCCCGCCATTCTCGGCCTGACCGTGCTGCCCGTGCTTGCGCACGCCGCCGACATCACCCTGCTCAACGTATCCTACGACCCGACCCGGGAGCTGTATCAGGACATCAACAAGGCGTTCGCCCAAGAGTGGAAGACGCGCACCGGCGACACCGTGACGATCAAGACATCCCACGGCGGATCGGGCAAGCAGTCGCGAGCCATTATTGACGGCATTCCGGCCGATGTGGCCACGCTGGCGCTCGCCTACGACATCGATGCGCTCGCCGACAAGGGCCTGCTCGCGCAAAACTGGCAAACCCGGCTGCGCCACAACAGCGCCCCTTACACCTCGACCATCGTGTTTCTGGTTCGCAAGGGAAACCCGAAAGGCATCCGGGACTGGAGCGATCTGGTCAAACCGGGAATCCAGGTCATCACGCCCAACCCGAAAACCTCCGGCGGAGCGCGCTGGAACTATCTGGCGGCCTGGGGCTACGCCCTGCGCCAGCCGGGCGGCAACGAGGCGCACGCCCGCGATTTCGTCAAAGCGCTTTACCGCAACGTTCCGGTACTGGACAGCGGCGCGCGCGGTTCGACCATCACGTTTGTCGAGCGGGGGATCGGCGATGTGCTGATCGCCTGGGAAAACGAAGCGCTGCTCTCGCAGCGCGAACTGGGCCCCGGCAAATTCGACATCGTGACACCGTCCCAGAGCATCCTCGCCGAACCGCCGGTGGCGCTGCTTGACAAGAATGCCGACAAGCATGGCACGCGCAAGGTCGCCGACGCCTATCTGAACTACCTGTACACGCCCGCCGCCCAGAAAATCATCGCGGAAAACTTCTACCGCCCCGACGATCCGTCCGTGGCCAGAACCTACGCGGCGCAGTTTCCCAAAGTGAAGCTGTTCACCATCGGCGATGTCTTCGGCAATTGGCGCAAAGCCCAGGCCACTCACTTCAACGACGGCGGCGTCTTCGACCAGATCACCGCCGGCAAGTGA
- a CDS encoding aminoacyl-histidine dipeptidase — protein MNPIAQLEPAAVWEHFQTLCDIPRPSKHEEALRDYLNGWAQLRGLATHIDAAGNLIIRKPATPGFENRAGVVLQGHLDMVCQANSGTEHDFFKDPIRPVLKDGWLIAENTTLGADNGIGVALALAVLASETLQHGPVEALFTLDEEAGMGGALGLEPGLLQGRYLINIDTEEWGEFYMGCAGGVDANVRRDYAQEAVPAGFAVREIAVRGLTGGHSGADIHLGRGNANKILVRLLRELERETDLRLAGLKGGTARNALSREAFAIVAYPEADEAKIGAAIDQFQALMRFELAGVDEGVTVVRAPAEAGRVMARDDQRAILSALHAAPHGVKRMSQRVEGVVETSNNLGVVVIGEGKVFANMMVRSLLDSGTWMLAREVESLFALAGFAVEMEGGYPGWAPNPDSKLLDVFRDVYRREYGKEAGVKVIHAGLECGIIGAKYPGMDMVSFGPDIRGAHAPGERVNVESVGRVWDLLRHVLVAIPEA, from the coding sequence GTGAATCCCATTGCCCAACTCGAGCCGGCAGCGGTCTGGGAGCATTTCCAGACCCTGTGCGACATTCCCCGTCCGTCGAAACACGAAGAAGCCCTGCGCGACTACCTGAACGGCTGGGCGCAATTGCGCGGCCTCGCCACGCATATCGACGCGGCCGGCAACCTGATCATCCGCAAGCCGGCGACGCCCGGCTTCGAAAACCGCGCCGGCGTGGTCCTGCAGGGCCACCTGGATATGGTGTGCCAGGCCAATAGCGGCACCGAGCATGATTTCTTCAAGGATCCGATCCGCCCGGTGCTCAAGGACGGCTGGCTCATCGCCGAGAACACCACGCTTGGCGCCGACAACGGCATCGGCGTGGCGCTGGCGCTGGCGGTGCTGGCCAGCGAAACCCTGCAGCACGGTCCTGTCGAGGCGCTCTTCACGCTCGACGAAGAGGCCGGCATGGGCGGCGCGCTGGGGCTCGAACCCGGTCTGCTGCAAGGGCGTTACCTGATCAACATCGACACCGAGGAGTGGGGCGAGTTCTACATGGGGTGCGCGGGGGGCGTCGATGCCAATGTGCGCCGCGACTATGCGCAAGAAGCCGTGCCGGCCGGATTCGCGGTGCGGGAGATCGCCGTGCGCGGCCTGACCGGCGGTCACTCCGGCGCCGACATTCACCTGGGACGAGGCAACGCCAACAAGATCCTGGTGCGTCTGTTGCGCGAGCTGGAGCGCGAAACGGACCTGCGGCTGGCCGGCCTCAAGGGCGGCACGGCGCGCAACGCGCTGTCGCGCGAAGCGTTCGCCATCGTCGCCTACCCGGAGGCGGATGAAGCGAAGATCGGCGCGGCGATCGATCAGTTCCAGGCGCTGATGCGCTTCGAACTGGCCGGCGTCGACGAAGGCGTGACGGTTGTCCGCGCTCCGGCCGAAGCCGGGCGGGTGATGGCGCGGGACGACCAGCGCGCTATCCTCAGCGCGCTGCATGCCGCGCCGCATGGCGTCAAGCGCATGAGCCAGCGTGTCGAAGGCGTGGTGGAAACCTCCAACAACCTGGGCGTGGTGGTGATCGGCGAGGGCAAGGTGTTCGCCAACATGATGGTCCGCTCCCTGCTCGACAGCGGCACCTGGATGCTGGCGCGCGAGGTGGAAAGCCTGTTCGCGCTGGCCGGATTCGCCGTCGAGATGGAAGGCGGCTACCCGGGCTGGGCGCCGAATCCCGATTCGAAGCTGCTTGACGTGTTCCGCGACGTGTACCGCCGCGAATACGGCAAGGAGGCCGGTGTCAAGGTGATCCACGCAGGACTCGAGTGCGGCATCATCGGCGCCAAGTATCCCGGCATGGACATGGTGTCCTTCGGCCCCGATATCCGCGGCGCGCACGCGCCAGGCGAACGGGTGAACGTCGAGTCGGTCGGCCGCGTCTGGGATCTGCTGCGGCACGTGCTTGTCGCCATTCCCGAGGCCTGA